From one Aeropyrum camini SY1 = JCM 12091 genomic stretch:
- a CDS encoding lipoate--protein ligase family protein: protein MELRVVVDGPRDPRMNMAIDEAILRAGPAPTLRIYMWLPGGLTIGRRQSVGEVSLAEAERRGYVLVRRPTGGAALLHPWEREVTYSIVLNSSHPFYSLDVAESAAMIAGGVALALEELGVATSVGGYDPPQGVSGGLCYVRPGSSDVVVAGRKVSGSAQRRIGGRLLQHGTLLLRFDPEEWVSIIPVKGAGARELASKIAGIEDLTSRSYSFSEIARALVKGFSRALGLQPKPSGLSGEEVEEALRLYEEKYSTPRWNLEGEEP from the coding sequence TTGGAGCTGAGGGTAGTGGTGGACGGGCCTAGAGACCCCCGGATGAATATGGCCATAGACGAGGCGATACTGAGGGCTGGGCCGGCGCCGACTCTCAGGATATACATGTGGCTCCCGGGCGGCCTCACCATAGGGAGGAGGCAGAGCGTAGGGGAGGTCAGCCTGGCCGAGGCGGAGAGGAGGGGGTACGTGCTCGTCAGGAGGCCCACTGGAGGCGCTGCCCTCCTCCACCCGTGGGAGAGGGAGGTGACATACTCCATAGTCCTAAACAGCAGCCACCCATTCTACAGCCTTGACGTCGCCGAGAGCGCCGCCATGATAGCGGGCGGCGTGGCCCTTGCGCTGGAGGAGCTTGGCGTAGCGACTAGCGTCGGCGGCTATGATCCTCCCCAGGGAGTCTCAGGAGGCCTCTGCTATGTTAGGCCTGGGAGCAGCGACGTGGTGGTGGCGGGTAGGAAGGTGTCCGGGAGCGCCCAGAGGAGGATAGGCGGGAGGCTGCTTCAGCACGGCACCCTGCTCCTCCGGTTCGACCCTGAGGAGTGGGTCTCCATAATACCCGTTAAGGGGGCGGGGGCTAGGGAGCTGGCCTCCAAGATCGCAGGCATCGAGGACCTAACCAGCAGGAGCTACAGCTTCTCCGAGATAGCCAGAGCACTGGTGAAAGGTTTCTCCCGCGCCCTCGGTCTCCAGCCCAAGCCCTCCGGGCTGAGCGGGGAGGAGGTTGAGGAAGCCCTAAGGCTGTATGAGGAGAAGTACTCGACCCCAAGGTGGAACCTCGAGGGTGAAGAGCCTTAG